The genomic stretch taataaatgtgaaactaactctgtctgtctacggtctgtctatctgtcggtctttcacgagcaaatcgctgaatcgaatttgatgaaatttggtatgaagcaaacttgaactctaagaaatgACTTTGGCCAATTCTCGcctaacatataaataaataatatataaaataaataacatacaactataaataaataataaatatgagacaacatcacatacattactgatcccaatgtaagtagctaaacttgtgtaatggaaaatcagaagtaacaacggtacaaacacgcagacccaagacgaattgaaaactaatgataatctacattgactcggccgggaatcgaacccgggacctcggagtgacgtacccatgaaaaccggtgtacacacctctcgaccacggaggtcgttatcAATCAAAATCCATCCAATGTTTCATTGGTCCATTTCCTCTATATCCATACATATGTTTTggtttacttattaatttataataaacataacttGAAAATGAGTATAGCCTAACGTAACCTTACCTTTTTGAGTATCGCAGCATACATTTGATCGTTAACAAAGTCCTTGCCCCAACCCATGCTGAAGCACTCCGTCCCAGGACTGGGCAGCTTCTTCTCCAAGCATGCGACTCCTATGTGAGGAGCTCCATCCAGGATGAACGGTTCCTTCAGGAAGATCAGCGCTACATCGTTATGTGCTTTCTCTGGATGTGATAAGGAGGTTTAAgttcagatttatttattagcaGTAATTAAACAGCAGCTGTGgtaactgagatggcccagtggttagaacgcgtgcatctcaaccgatgatttcgggttcaaacccaggcaagcactatatgtatgtgcttaatttatgtatatatttcatctcgtgcttggcggtgaaggaaaacatcgcgaggaaacctgcatgtgccgaatttcaacgaaattcttccacatgtatCCAATTCCTTCCTTCCAAtaatccacattggaacagcgtggtggaacatgtttcaaaccttctccttaaagggtgaagaagctttagcccagcagtgggaaatttacaggctgttgttgttgttgttgatataataCGTACGCCTCATATATTCGTTGTGTATGATGATGCTCTTCACATCTCTATCCTGATGCTTGAAGAACTCCTCATCCGTCTTGGTATCCCATTCCCCAGCGCGGCACATTATCTGGGATGGGAAAATTTTGAGtgcaatatagaaaaaaaaaatcgaggtGGCACTGTAAGAGCAATTTTTTTAGTTACAGGGTTATTTGGCCTACCACCTATTTAAATTTGGCAAGAGGTCCAAAAATAATCCTGTATTAAATGGGTacttattatgaatattgacACACCATCTATCTTATCTTATCtatccaaaaattttatatgtctagtgcaataaagaatttcACACATAGTAAATCCACACCAACTCGTCACAGTTACAAGTgttttaaaacgtaattttttgGACTACTAGATATTTTCTGTTTCCCATCAAACTTACTTGTACAGGGTACAGCAAATCACATGAAATATTTCtatacgacacaactcagatgtcgcattgacaaaattcgtaaaactgatcacatccgaattgagtacgctatcccaaattatcgataattatttcttatgcgaatatgtatacatatgtacttgtaatatcatgtgacttaatatattcgtcaatttgacgcgtcgatttacacgcactcgctgtctcgggtcgaactgacgcgggaatctatagcgacgaatagcgtcgagtggcgcgatagggagctgtttctattggttgtgaatCAGCAGTGATGGTTTTATTGagtttgccgatgctacatctaagttgtgtcgtactataatataCACAATGTGCATATCTACCTCAGAATTGTCTTCAATATCGTCTACTTTATGAGCTACGGTCATGACAACAGATGGATCGATCAGAGTTCCACCAGCTATGTAAGCCTTATCAAACTGTCCCGCGGGTATGCCTTTCCTGTAACgatgattattatcattaaattttgccaacttccatggtcgagtagtgtgtacagcggttttcatgggtacgccacgggTCCCGGGTTCTATTTCcgatcgatgtagaaaaagttcgttagttttctctatgtcgtcttgggtctgggtgtttgtggtatcgttacttctgattttccacaacacaagtgatttagctgcttacattgggatcagagtaatgtatctgaTGTTTGCCAAGGTATTATTACCTCATAACGTATTATGTATACTTACTTCATCACAACAATCATCCAAGGGAAATCACCATAATCTGCATAACCATATTTGTCAGCTAGTTCCCTCAGCACGTTGGCCCCAGGGTTACTGTAGCCGCAACCACGCTTCTTCTCCACTTTGGCCTTCTTTGGTTCGGTACTTATTTTATCTTCTGGACAGCAGGTCTGAAGGTACGTACAGGTCCCACCGATTTCTCTGTAAGTTAATTGATCTGGCTTGAAattcttgttattattattgatatgtcggcgcgaaaccacgaatttaagaaaaaaacgtgtccagaaatgattattttaataatttaaaactttttcattgttaaattaataatttttagtgaattgtgaaatgctaaattagtctaaaatattttagttttgtaaacagctgttatgttgagtgaataagtctacccacctatttttgttataaaagatcaagtgcccgccggtatcgacaggcttggtcgagccggcAGAgcgaataaatcagagaagaatattccctgagtttaatttcaaacttcCGAGGATGGAtgaagatcgaaaccctgacaatCGTGACGTCAGTTATGCTGTCGTcgtgttttttaaaaaacggattcggacatgctgctccgttagatatgtatttaattaattagataaaaaagACCCGATGAATTTCTTTCAGTTttagaggcgagatggcccagtggttagaagtttgaataagatgcacgcgttctaacttaGAACTAACTaacttagaacgcgtgcatcttaattgattgcgggctcaaaccattccaccgcgctgttccaatgctgctTGGAattcacgtgtggcagaatttctacaaaattagacacatgtaggttccctcgcggtgttttccttcaccgagcgcgtgatgaattataaacacaaattaagcacatgagtattcagtggtgcttatctgggtttgaatccgcaatcatcggtaaagatgcacgcgttctaaccactgggcaatcatAGTTCTCATCATTATAAGGTAACCAACATGATTATAACACACAAATCATGAACCCCCCCCCCCTGATAAAGTTAAGgcacttattttataaagaggCAAGTAAGTGTGTTGCGTGCTCAAGGTAATACATTTTGACCTCTGGACCGTCTCTGCTGGTTCTTTCTTACCTGAAGGTAAAAGTCGTGGCAGGATCCACGGGAGGTGCCTTGTCTCCACAGAGGGATCTCTTGACGCAGCGCGCGGCGACCCCCTTCTCATGATTACATAATTTGtctgaaaataaacattaaagtaaacatatctgatggtaagtggtcaccacgcaTAGACATTGTCACCGTTGGGACTGCTTTTTACCCCAATTTGCCACTGATCTTGTGTTAGTCAATTAAGGATAACTCTTTCGAATCGTCACTTTACAAGATATAGGtaaacatgtatatattttttttagaattatatattctaGAGTCAGCGAAACTCAGAGGTAGCTTCaatcaatgaaaataaactttattcaagtaggcttttataagctcttttgaaacgtcatttaacaattaagtgaagctaccaccggttcggaaagtagattctaccgagaagaaccggcaagaaactcaatagtaaatacaattatttaaattaatataccctgcttggaagtcaacaggtattagctccacgattttttattatcatcaaATCTTGCATAAAATCTtgcatcgaataatatgctttttctaccaatgtaattttttacaaacgatttgaatttacgaaacggcaaagttaaaaatgtctgcggaattttattacttttttttttttaaatatttgtataaaaacaatGATACAATCATTAAAGGGCTACGTTATCAAAATTTGGTGgagcattggtgatgtaaggtgaccacttacgatcatGTGACCTTTTTAACCTAACGtctaaatctaaattaatatatgtatatacatatttcacatttctatataattatatagaaatgtgaaagtaactctgtctgtccgtcgctttcacgaccaaaccgctgaaccgaatttgatgaaattttgtatgaagcaaacttgaactccaagaaaggctacttcttttgcctgacacatgaccaacaccttaaaacgAGAAAAGCCACGGACGACTAATAGTGtatcattaaaatacaataacgcACAGTTATCTGGAAGTAATGCTTTAACGGTttcgtttttttctttttcatctgCGATTTCCAGTAGGAATGTTTCTATCTGAGAGACATCTACGTCGCTCGCCGCGTTACACAGCATCAACCAGCCGAGAACGGGGAACAGATGAATCctgtaatagaaaacaaaatcaaaattttattcaagtaggcctttgcaagcacttttgaatcgtcatttaacaactaagtgaagctaccgccggttcggaatgtaggaaactcagtagttactctttttcaccttttaaaaaatacagtcatgttagttaaatacaattatatatgcatatcaTTTTTCTTGCCTGGAAGTCTGCAGTAATCTcagtatagaaaaaaatatgtatatcaaaaacATGAGTGTGAAATGACAGCCAAGTTCAGTATTATGACATAGATTTTGGTTGTTgtcttcaacgacaaaagaggTGAGATCTAAATGGATGCCAAGTTCAATGGTCAGTCCTgaataactacataaaatataatttctttatataacaTAGGAGAATGCTGTAGATATGTTTTGACTAGTTCTTATATTCGTTACTCAAATAtcacacaacaacagcctgtaaattccccactgctgggctaactgCTCTTCTCCCTTTAAACATATTCGTattaggtttggaacatattccaccacgctgctccaattcgggttggtggaatacagatgagacagaatttctatgaaatttgacacatgcaggtttcgttacgatgttttccttcgccgccgagcacgagatgaattataaactcaaaataattatattcggtgcttgcctgggtttgaaaccacaattatcgtttaagatgcacgcgttatagcCGCTGGGGCATCTCGTCTATATCACACGTTTAAGTGAAATAGTTTTTAAGTTATGAATGGTTGAAAAGTGGCTCAAAATGGTCCGTGTGATATTACACACGGAGGCTCGTCAGTTATTTGAACTTGgcttgacacgctaccgcgtagCTTGATAGATTAAGCaacaaatatttcacatctaGGACTTTGTGAAATGTAGGTAGAGGTATCATCCAATCATCAGGTACTCTCCTGCGAATCACCGGCTTACACATAGCTCTaccattatgtatatacataccaatatatatatttttttttttcggacaTCATTAATGATCCTTTGTATCCCCTGGGCCTATGAATCTTAGGCCCTTACTTTTCAAGCGAGCCTccgaaaaaagtaaaatttccagaaaatcaaaaatcatatattactaataaaattatttaaatattttacatttgctTATACAGTATATGATTTATTACATTACCAGCGTCATTTTTTccccaatatatgtatattgtgaggaaggccttgagcatggatgtggatagATATAGACGTAGACGACGGATGGATTGTgtgacgatatggttagaaagaatgttacttgtgagatgacgtctgacagagaagtatggaaggagaagaaatgctgcgccgaccccgaatagaattgggataagggcaggaggatgaatATCGGCTCGACTAGGATTCCCTGTGCAATGTGCTATTTAAGCCCAATAAATATTAAGACATCACttcaaaacttctaaaattattagtgattCTCTTCTGTATTgtgtgtgtatacatataaattcctcttaaatatgtatatacaaatatgaactaaaactagttactgtataaatattgaccgcgtgcaatggtggcaagaatgctagcaacatttccccgttgaatcgcaattccgatcctctgggcgaacGAACCAGCCTGTCAATTCAATTGCTTTTGAATCaatgtatctattaaaattcaatatttgcattgggtttgaacccgcaatcatcggtaaataattatattatattattatataattaattagttttaaacaaACTACCGCTAACTTCATTCACCGCTGTctgtgcatatgtatgtatctttgaaactacacaacagattttgatgcggtcttttttaatatatagacttatagagtaattcaagaggaaggtttttgtatataatacatggacaatatagtaaaaagaaagtaataattatttatataataaattaacacatttttttgcgcttacactTTTACGCTTTTGCGTAAACGCTGGCTACAACCTATAAAGTAAATCGAAAGAATTATTgtcgtacgaagccggggcgggttgctagtcactagatataaaacaaatacccCCGGCGTCTGTCAGTCTGTATGTTAGCGATAAATTTCAAAACCACTGCTTTTAAACTACATGccgttttcactaatagacaaaaatattaaaatagaagggttacgtataatttattaaggtttttgagTAAATCAGTTGAAATAGAATGACAATTAAACATGTCGGAATagaaacgaaaaaatattaaaaaaaaaacttatgagctgagatggcccagtggcaggcaagcaccgctgtatatatgcgcttaatttgtgtttataattcatctcgtgctcggtgacggaaacctgcatgtgtctaatttcatcgaaattctgccacatgtgcattccaccaacccgcattggaacagcgtggtggaatatattccaaaccctctccttaatggaagaggaggccttatatcagcagtgggaaatttacaagctgttactttacttatgccgcatagtatatttatataaccaaaCAAAGATCTTTTAATACCTTATAATGACCTCATAATACCTCGTATAATAATatgcgaataaaataaaaataaaaacacaatcgCGTCAaactaatcaaatattatatacacagagattatatttatcatgaacttagttaattattaatgaaatatatttaattataaacacaactcaccacatattattaataaacgagTAAAAAAACTGGTCGTCACTCAAGGGAAACACATCGACGACTGACCGGTCATACAGGTAATATACAGAACAGCGCTAGTGATGTGActctgtgcttaatttatcgatgttatttttgacagcaaaactatttaataattgaattgtttAACGTGATAAAAGCTTatgttgttatttgttttttggttataatagtataataatgtaaatggaaggttattttttaaataaaatctttttgatgttttaaaatattacgtgtaTCACACTGGTGTGTATTTGACCCCTTAGGGTAGAATATCCAGatacttacttatttttaataagtataccaaaattaaactttcataTATGTAGTTAAAAAATGATGGATTtctatacaaactttcaacgcCTATTTCACCCCTTTAGGGATAAAAATTCAAGAATCTTTTCTTAGTgggtgtctactcaataaatcGATACTACTTAGCAAATTTCAAGGCTCTTTAGTAGTTTACGGTCGGCGGTGATGAATCAGTCATTcagaatttgttattttttatatatatttatatacatataatatattttactattcttgattcaattttgtgtatgtacagtgggggtaagaaaaggttcgtcactatAAGATCtactttcgtgtgctcagtgtgagcgataatctgcttcaccgatcgagaatatatgacactgacagacatattttgacaattcagtagaagacatcacatctaatttgaatttgtaacgactaattacgccattaaaaagatttcacgttgatataaaactagacgcagtccaaagatgttacgcTATTGAACCAAATTATCGTActttgtaagtttaattttatatgcagctgTCAGTTCAGTGcgttagtttcaaaaggtactaagagtttacgacttaataaaggaatgaatttgaaaactgacgaaggttttcctaCTCTAAGtgtacatatcattacagggCATATTTGTCCCAATTAATACGccattaaaattttacgttGGTAAAAccagacgtagtccaaagatcaGTCAGTGTGATGTAGTTTTGGTAATTATTTCCTTAATTTGAAGCAACCATTTTGTTTTTCGAGGAATATATCGAaatttttacaacaacaacaacaacagcctgtaaatttcccactgctgggctaacgcttgctctccctttgaggagagggtttgggacattttccaccacgttgttcctaTTATGTTGTTCCAATATGCTGTTCCAATCCTATGTctttagtcacatgcaggtttcctcacgatttttccttcaccgccgagcacaagatgatcACGTCACGTCGGGTGCCTTCCAACGACTTTATATCACATAAGCTACCTCTAACacaattaaagttataataaaatctgtgaactgaacaataatattttcgtttgtatttaatattttacctaagtggcggatttactaataggctaagtaggctggagcctagggcggtagatttagaggggcggaaaatgtagcccaaatttg from Vanessa cardui chromosome 28, ilVanCard2.1, whole genome shotgun sequence encodes the following:
- the LOC124541746 gene encoding phenoloxidase-activating factor 2-like; amino-acid sequence: MWIHLFPVLGWLMLCNAASDVDVSQIETFLLEIADEKEKNETVKALLPDNYKLCNHEKGVAARCVKRSLCGDKAPPVDPATTFTFREIGGTCTYLQTCCPEDKISTEPKKAKVEKKRGCGYSNPGANVLRELADKYGYADYGDFPWMIVVMKKGIPAGQFDKAYIAGGTLIDPSVVMTVAHKVDDIEDNSEIMCRAGEWDTKTDEEFFKHQDRDVKSIIIHNEYMRQKAHNDVALIFLKEPFILDGAPHIGVACLEKKLPSPGTECFSMGWGKDFVNDQMYAAILKKLKLPLVAADRCQNLYRNSQLGQSYSLHKSLTCAGGEANVDTCVGDGGSSLVCPIPDKSGLRYSVVGMVAYGLGCGTENLPGVYVKIPEVYDWVFREMVSQGYNEKFFVS